The following is a genomic window from Pyricularia oryzae 70-15 chromosome 5, whole genome shotgun sequence.
GTTGTCGTCGACAGTGACAGTTAGCGGCGCGACGTCATCGGGGGCGCAGTTGCCAACCTCAGGGGCAGCAAGCGAGTCAAGTTCATTCACAGAGACATCCACGGGAGCCGCTGCAACCTCTCTGTCGTCTGCAGACGCAACGTCAGTAGTGACCACTGGGCTTACTGACGCGATATCCGGTACTAGTACTGGAGCAGACACCGTCAGCACTACAGCAGTCGTGACCAGGACTCCCTgccatggtggtggtggctatTCACCCGTGCCAAGTGGCGCTTCTACGTCTCTCAGCGATGCGCAATCTACGTCGCTTACAGATGCAGTGTCTACATCGCTTACAGACGCCTGGTCTGCCTCGGTCACAAGTGTTCTCTCTACTTCGACTCCAGGTCCGCAGTACACCTCGCTTCCAGATGCTCAGTCTACGTCAATTACAGATGCCGTGTCCACGTCAACCACCAATGACCAGTCTACGTCAGCTACAGATGCACTGTCTACTTCGCTTACGGATGCACAATCTACCTCAAACAGCTGGCTGACTTCGACAACCATGACAGTTCAGACCACTGAGGGTGCATTGCCCACCAGCGCCGGATCCGCGTCCGTCTCCAGTGATTTCTCAACCAGTCTCACGGCGCCCTGGTCGACGATAACGAGGCCTCCGTTCACTGTTGTTCCGTACGAGCCGACCCCTTGCGTAAGCTGGCTCAGCTACGTTACGGAGGTGTATGTAGTTTTGACTACAACTTGTGCGCAGGGCAGCGTTAGTAAGTTTGACCCGGCCGCATCATGCCCGGAACCTCGGAAGTTACACGGATGACTAACAGACTATGCTGCGTGGTGAACAGGCACAACGACCCTGACTGATCGATACACGACCGTGACGACGTCGGCTTGCGCCACTCAAACTGTTCCAGAGCCGTGCTACGGCTGCGTCGTGGGAGCTCCAGACGCAGGAGAGGTGGTTTCAGTTACCGTGGTGAGTTTCTTTCCTTTCAGCCTTCTCGACGTCCCTTGTGTAGGCTCACTTTCCCTAGGCATGAAAATATATACTGACTTGTGCCCATTGATTGGCCACGAcagacttcaactgcaagcgCGGTGATCATACCTGGAGAGCTACCCATCGCTTCCGGTACAGGGCTCGGCTTCCCTCAGGGCCCTTCAGAATCAGTGCTTCCTCGCAAGGAGAAGGCTGAGGCTGGCAAGGGCGCCGTCGTCACCGCAGGAGCGGGCCGAGTCAACGTTGGTCTTCTTGGCCGAGCCTGGCAGTATTTGATGGCCTGCCTTGTTGGTTTTGTCATGTTGATGGCTGTTTGAGAGAGATAATATCACCGATGAGCGCCTAgacttcttttgttttccttttttacaGTTTTACTTCCCTCCACTTGCGACTGATATGCTTTTTTAGCATGCAGTCTGTGGAGATGACTTACCTTCTTTCGgacttattttcttttgtgcttTTGTATTTGACAAGAGAAAACACCAGGCCTTTTGTTAGACCCAAAGTTGACAATGCCACACGTGTCTGCCTGCATTTGCTTCGTGCCTGTGTGCCTGTGTGACTGGACTGTATGGTACTGGGAAACATAGGTGCGCTGCTCGTGTGATGATTCGGTGGCTTGATTTGCTATCATAACGATCTGGAGCTGTGAAACCTGCAAAGTGATATTATGATCAGACCAAGTAGCGAGCAGGAGCTTATAAGAGCTTGCGCTTTGATTTTCCAGCCGCCCATACTGAGTTTTTTGTACGGTCTTTGGAATGCCAGTGACCATCACTCTCAGTAGTACAACTTTAGAAAGGGTTTTCGGCAGCGGTTTCAAGGGCGACTTTGATTgtagaccctaaccctgacaaTCTCCCGTCACAAAATTAGATCATGTGATCAGCTCGGTAATTGCGTTTAGCGCCCTTCGTGTGCGTCACTTCCCACTGAATAAATGCGAACAAGCTCGGCAATTTGCATTAATCTTTGCACCACCTCCGGAAAAAAACTTATCTTGTCACGACGTGTTTTTTCGGTGACAGGAATGAACTTGTTGCTCATAAGACATGGCGAGTCTACCGACAACGTAGCCGGCCTTCTGTATGTTCTCATTTACATTTCCACCGTAACAATTGAGTTCCTTGACTCACTACGCCAACCACTTTTGCCCAAGAACCCCAAAACCCAGAACCTGCTGACCCAGTATTTCCCACCCTCACCCCAGCGCAGGTTCTCGAGATGCCCCACTGACAGCCCACGGCGTGATCCAGGCGCGGCGACTGGGCCAGCACCTCGCCGAGCGCAGCGCAGAGATTGGCCCCGTCGTGCACGTCTTTACGTCGGATCTCCAGCGGGCCCTGAAAACTGCCTTGGAAGTCGTGGCGGCGCAAAACAAGCAGACCCGCAGCGGCGACAGCTCGACTGGGTTTGCCCGGGGAGCTGATCCCGGCAACCAAGATCCGGggaggcggcagcagcagcagcagcagcaggatgTGGAGAAGCTACCCTTGCTCCGGGAGAAGGACTTTGGGTCCCGCGAGGGTGTGGCTTATGGAAAGCGACGACGCGATCAGGATGAGCCGATCCGGACTGAGGGTGATGGCTTGCCGTTGATCAAGCCCGAGACTCATGAGCAGATGTCGGACAGGATGGAGAAGTTTGTTCGCGACCATCTCAGGCCGCTTCTTGCATCTCGCCTGACCGCCGAGGTGGGCCCTCGCGCCGAGACTGTTGTCGTTGTCGCTCACGGCATTATACTGAATGTCTTGATGAGGGTTCTTCTGGCGCAGTTCCCCGATGCTAATTCTGCACGTCCCGTCGATGACTTGGGGTCCAGGGATCCACTTGTCCGACCTGCCGAGTTCTCCATTCCGTGGAGAAACACGGCTTACACTGAGCTCAAGGTTGCTTTGTGTGCTCTTACACAAGACACGAGATCGACATCTGCAATTTCTGACAAAGCCACTGCGTCGGCATCTCTCACTATGAGTGTCATCTCAGTCAATAATAGCTGCCATCTGGATGGGTTGAAAAAGACTCGAGGTGGGATCGGCAGTGCACAATTTGACTCCAAGCAGAAAACCATGGACTCCTTCTTTAGTCGAAAGCTCCAAGGTCCATAAAAGTGAGTAAGTAATGCATGCTTGTCGAATATTTGCAGCACGACAATATCAAGCGACGATATGTGTATGGCCTGTCTGCATGTGTAATGGTACGTCTTTCATAATTTCATATATTTCTCGCTGCTTCAGCTACGTGTGGCTTCCATGATGAGCAAAACATCCTTACAGACCTGTTCTGAATTCTTATGTTGACAAACGATTGTCCAACTGCTATCTGAAAATGCCCAAATCTATTCTTTATTGATTGAGACACTTTTGCATTGAGCGACTGCTAACAACGCTGCAACTCTGTTGGAAGACAGGTACAGTTGCGAAGTGATCATGCTCCCTCCTACTCTTCCTCAGAAGGCAGCATCTCCGGGAACCATCCATACTCTTTGAAGTCGACCATTAGCTCACCGAGAGCCCCGGTTGTGACCGTCACGCCCTCTGCCCTCAGTGCAGTAGCCTGGTTCTGCGAACCCGATGGTGCAGATCTGAGTGACAGGGCCCAAACTTATTAGTTCGCCGTAGATTAGACAAATGGAAGGGCACACCTGACGGGGAGCTGCAGACCTTGGTGAGATGATACCCTTGGCATTGATGACCCGCTGCCAAGGGACATTGTTGTGATTATGCACGGCGTTGTCGTCTTCTGAGAGGTGCTTAAGGCATACTCCGACCTGGCGAGGTCTCTGGGCTGAGTCTGGGGTTAGTAGAAAGTGCATTTGTAATGGAAAGTTTTATGATTATTACGCTGTCCAACGAGATGGGCGATGTGGCCGTATGTCGTGACTTTTCCAGGCGGTATCTCCTGCACGGCACTGTATACCGCATAGAAAAAAGCGGCCGCCTCCTCGGATTGAGGCATGACGGTCTGCGTGCTTGAATTCTGTATTGCCTGTGGATGTTATTATGGCAGCGTGACTCTTGATCAACTTGATGATGTGAAATGCCAAGTTATGCGGGGCAACCGAGACTACCTGGTTGCCAGTGAGATCAATGATTATATCAGCAAGGCTTTGTTTGCAAGTAGGCAACCTGCGCAGAGACGGCAAAAAAGCAAtcattttgttttctcaGTGAGACGGCATATATATACATTAAGAAagaaagttttttttttttttttttttctcagctTGAAACTTCCC
Proteins encoded in this region:
- a CDS encoding MGMT family protein, with translation MPQSEEAAAFFYAVYSAVQEIPPGKVTTYGHIAHLVGQPQRPRQVGVCLKHLSEDDNAVHNHNNVPWQRVINAKGIISPRSAPSGSQNQATALRAEGVTVTTGALGELMVDFKEYGWFPEMLPSEEE
- a CDS encoding phosphoglycerate mutase; protein product: MNLLLIRHGESTDNVAGLLAGSRDAPLTAHGVIQARRLGQHLAERSAEIGPVVHVFTSDLQRALKTALEVVAAQNKQTRSGDSSTGFARGADPGNQDPGRRQQQQQQQDVEKLPLLREKDFGSREGVAYGKRRRDQDEPIRTEGDGLPLIKPETHEQMSDRMEKFVRDHLRPLLASRLTAEVGPRAETVVVVAHGIILNVLMRVLLAQFPDANSARPVDDLGSRDPLVRPAEFSIPWRNTAYTELKVALCALTQDTRSTSAISDKATASASLTMSVISVNNSCHLDGLKKTRGGIGSAQFDSKQKTMDSFFSRKLQGP